A portion of the Phycodurus eques isolate BA_2022a chromosome 3, UOR_Pequ_1.1, whole genome shotgun sequence genome contains these proteins:
- the zgc:101664 gene encoding shieldin complex subunit 3 gives MMEDVVVHHHLEDSDGLSDLIATTEKLLEPFVCRPPPVFTPWFSYSSAERPPPIRPAKCAPVIKAADLKYLHEASKDGVCVSGTSNSLSSDKKRIAVTAVAVKRSWNVLAAKGVHQPSPSLSKRFHHTLSVHALHPHQRSKWVINQHNCGAAGDIEKVWQALSRATRRGGLPTCNANIQRERAEIWVFCDVAYCEQVGLFLKGRLQLLGSIRLHVHKLGDILSL, from the exons ATGATGGAGGATGTTGTTGTTCATCATCATCTTGAAGACTCTGATGGACTGAGTGATTTAATCGCAACCACAGAGAAGCTCCTTGAGCCTTTTGTCTGCCGGCCTCCTCCCGTCTTCACGCCGTGGTTCTCTTATTCATCAGcagaacgccccccccccatcagACCGGCAAAATGTGCTCCCGTCATCAAGGCGGCTGATTTAAAGTATCTCCATGAGGCTTCAAAAGATGGTGTATGCGTCTCTGGAACCTCAAACTCGCTGTCTTCTGACAAGAAGCGCATCGCTGTCACCGCGGTGGCGGTCAAGCGGTCCTGGAACGTGCTGGCTGCCAAAGGTGTGCATCAACCCTCGCCATCGCTCTCTAAACGCTTCCATCACACCCTGTCCGTGCATGCGCTGCACCCGCACCAGAGGTCCAAGTGGGTCATCAATCAGCATAACTGTGGAGCTGCAGGAGACATCGAAAAG GTGTGGCAAGCTCTGAGCAGGGCCACCCGGCGAGGCGGCTTGCCCACGTGCAACGCCAACATCCAGCGTGAGCGGGCTGAGATCTGGGTGTTCTGCGACGTGGCGTACTGTGAGCAGGTGGGACTCTTCCTCAAGGGGCGTCTGCAGCTGTTGGGCAGCATCAGGCTGCACGTGCACAAGCTTGGAGATATCCTCAGCTTGTAG
- the LOC133400216 gene encoding serine/threonine-protein phosphatase 2A catalytic subunit beta isoform has product MEDKSFTKELDQWIEQLNECKQLSENQVRTLCEKAKEILTKESNVQEVRCPVTVCGDVHGQFHDLMELFKIGGKSPDTNYLFMGDYVDRGYYSVETVTLLVTLKVRFQERITILRGNHESRQITQVYGFYDECLRKYGNANVWKYFTDLFDYLPLTALVDGQIFCLHGGLSPSIDTLDHIRALDRLQEVPHEGPMCDLLWSDPDDRGGWGISPRGAGYTFGQDISETFNHANGLTLVSRAHQLVMEGYNWGHDKNVVTIFSAPNYCYRCGNQAAIMELDDTLKYSFLQFDPAPRRGEPHVTRRTPDYFL; this is encoded by the exons ATGGAAGACAAATCTTTTACGAAGGAGTTGGACCAATGGATCGAACAGCTAAATGAGTGCAAACAGCTTTCGGAAAACCAAGTGAGGACACTCTGCGAGAAG gccaaGGAGATTCTGACCAAGGAGTCCAACGTCCAGGAG GTGCGATGCCCGGTGACAGTGTGCGGTGACGTGCACGGTCAGTTCCATGACCTGATGGAGCTCTTCAAGATCGGCGGCAAGTCCCCCGACACCAACTACCTGTTCATGGGAGACTACGTGGACAGGGGCTACTACTCAGTGGAGACGGTCACACTGCTCGTCACGCTAAAG GTGCGTTTCCAGGAGCGGATCACCATCCTGCGAGGGAACCACGAGTCCCGTCAGATCACCCAAGTGTACGGCTTCTATGACGAATGCCTGAGGAAGTACGGCAACGCCAACGTGTGGAAGTACTTCACAGACCTGTTTGACTACTTGCCACTCACCGCGCTGGTGGACGGACAG ATCTTCTGTCTCCACGGAGGCTTGTCGCCTTCCATCGACACCCTGGACCACATACGAGCTCTGGACCGCCTGCAAGAGGTCCCACATGAG GGCCCTATGTGTGACCTGCTGTGGTCAGACCCCGATGACCGCGGCGGCTGGGGCATCTCACCCCGAGGTGCGGGTTACACCTTCGGGCAGGACATCTCCGAAACCTTCAACCACGCCAACGGCCTGACGCTGGTGTCGCGCGCCCATCAGCTGGTTATGGAG GGCTACAACTGGGGCCACGACAAAAACGTGGTGACCATCTTCAGTGCGCCCAACTACTGCTACCGCTGCGGGAACCAGGCAGCCATCATGGAACTGGACGATACCCTCAAGTACTCTTT CCTTCAGTTTGACCCGGCCCCCCGCCGTGGTGAACCCCATGTGACCAGACGCACTCCCGACTACTTCCTGTGA
- the srp19 gene encoding signal recognition particle 19 kDa protein isoform X1, producing MAHLTKNPADKERFICVYPVYINSKKTLAEGRRIPAEKAVENPSCTEIRDVLTAAGINVLVENKMHPREWNRDVLFKGRVRVQLKQEDGTLCHNKFSSRKDVMLYVSEMIPKLKSRTQKSGGGESSSQQSDGKKTKKKKK from the exons ATGGCACATTTAACGAAGAACCCAGCCGATAAGGAGCG GTTCATTTGCGTTTATCCCGTCTACATCAACAGTAAGAAGACACTGGCTGAAGGACGAAGAATCCCTGCTGAGAAG GCGGTGGAAAACCCTTCGTGCACCGAGATTCGTGATGTCCTGACAGCTGCCGGCATAAACGTCCTGGTGGAG AACAAAATGCATCCCAGAGAGTGGAACCGTGACGTCCTATTCAAAGGTCGGGTCCGAGTTCAGCTGAAACAGGAGGACGGCACCTTGTGTCACAATAAGTTCTCCTCGC GCAAGGATGTTATGTTGTACGTGTCCGAGATGATTCCCAAGCTGAAGAGTCGCACGCAGAAGAGTGGCGGCGGCGAGAGCAGCTCACAGCAGAGTGATGGAAAGAagactaaaaagaaaaagaaatga
- the srp19 gene encoding signal recognition particle 19 kDa protein isoform X2: protein MAHLTKNPADKERFICVYPVYINSKKTLAEGRRIPAEKNKMHPREWNRDVLFKGRVRVQLKQEDGTLCHNKFSSRKDVMLYVSEMIPKLKSRTQKSGGGESSSQQSDGKKTKKKKK, encoded by the exons ATGGCACATTTAACGAAGAACCCAGCCGATAAGGAGCG GTTCATTTGCGTTTATCCCGTCTACATCAACAGTAAGAAGACACTGGCTGAAGGACGAAGAATCCCTGCTGAGAAG AACAAAATGCATCCCAGAGAGTGGAACCGTGACGTCCTATTCAAAGGTCGGGTCCGAGTTCAGCTGAAACAGGAGGACGGCACCTTGTGTCACAATAAGTTCTCCTCGC GCAAGGATGTTATGTTGTACGTGTCCGAGATGATTCCCAAGCTGAAGAGTCGCACGCAGAAGAGTGGCGGCGGCGAGAGCAGCTCACAGCAGAGTGATGGAAAGAagactaaaaagaaaaagaaatga